In one Umezawaea sp. Da 62-37 genomic region, the following are encoded:
- the serA gene encoding phosphoglycerate dehydrogenase: MSTSRPVVLIAEKLAPSVLDVFGDGIEVRHVDGTDRPALLEAVADADALLVRSATKVDAEVLAASTRLKVVARAGVGLDNVDVPASTARGVMVVNAPTSNIVSAAEHAVALLLSVARQVPAAHATLQAGTWKRSSFNGIELNGKTVGVVGLGKIGQLFAARVAAFGVNLIAYDPYVSAARAAQLGIELVTLEELLERSDAISIHLPKTPETKGLIGADQLAKAKRGVIVVNAARGGLVDEQALADAVREGQVGGAGIDVFSTEPTTESPLFGVPNIVVTPHLGASTTEAQDRAGTDVARSVLLALQGEFVPDAVNVQGGGVVGEEVRPYLPLVQKLGTVLAALSTKAPTSVTVEVRGELSNEDVAVLPLAALRGVFSSVVEEQVTFVNAPNLAASLGVAVELVKEPESANHRSLVTVRAVQVDGTVLSVSGTLTGLDQVEKIVGINGRSFDLRAEGTVLLLEYPDRPGVMGTVGTLLGEAGVNVEAAQISQTTDGSDAFMLLRVDRQVDTQVLDPIGASVGAHKVGSVSFE; the protein is encoded by the coding sequence GTGAGCACGAGCCGACCTGTTGTCCTGATCGCCGAGAAGCTGGCCCCCTCGGTGCTCGACGTTTTCGGTGACGGGATCGAGGTGCGCCATGTCGATGGCACCGACCGTCCCGCGCTGCTCGAAGCCGTTGCCGACGCCGACGCGCTGCTCGTGCGCTCCGCCACGAAGGTGGACGCCGAGGTGCTCGCCGCGAGCACGCGGCTGAAGGTCGTGGCGCGCGCCGGTGTGGGTCTCGACAACGTCGACGTGCCCGCCTCCACCGCCCGCGGTGTGATGGTCGTCAACGCGCCCACGTCGAACATCGTGTCGGCCGCCGAGCACGCCGTGGCGCTGCTCCTGTCGGTCGCCCGCCAGGTGCCCGCCGCGCACGCCACCCTGCAAGCGGGCACGTGGAAGCGCAGCTCCTTCAACGGCATCGAGCTCAACGGCAAGACCGTGGGCGTCGTCGGCCTCGGCAAGATCGGGCAGCTGTTCGCGGCCCGCGTCGCGGCGTTCGGCGTGAACCTCATCGCCTACGACCCGTACGTCTCCGCGGCCCGCGCGGCGCAGCTCGGCATCGAGCTGGTCACGCTGGAGGAGCTGCTGGAGCGCTCGGACGCGATCTCCATCCACCTCCCGAAGACGCCCGAGACCAAGGGCCTCATCGGCGCCGACCAGCTGGCGAAGGCGAAGCGCGGCGTGATCGTCGTCAACGCCGCCCGCGGCGGCCTGGTGGACGAGCAGGCGCTGGCCGACGCGGTGCGCGAGGGCCAGGTCGGCGGTGCGGGCATCGACGTGTTCTCGACCGAGCCGACCACCGAGAGCCCGCTGTTCGGCGTGCCGAACATCGTCGTGACGCCGCACCTCGGCGCTTCCACGACCGAGGCGCAGGACCGCGCGGGCACGGACGTCGCGCGTTCGGTGCTGCTGGCGCTGCAGGGCGAGTTCGTGCCGGACGCGGTCAACGTCCAGGGCGGTGGCGTCGTGGGCGAGGAGGTCCGCCCGTACCTGCCGCTGGTGCAGAAGCTCGGCACCGTGCTGGCCGCGCTGTCGACCAAGGCGCCGACGTCGGTCACCGTCGAGGTGCGCGGCGAGCTGTCCAACGAGGACGTGGCGGTGCTGCCGCTGGCCGCGCTGCGCGGCGTGTTCTCCAGCGTCGTCGAGGAGCAGGTCACCTTCGTCAACGCCCCGAACCTGGCGGCGTCGCTGGGTGTCGCGGTGGAGCTGGTGAAGGAGCCGGAGAGCGCGAACCACCGCAGCCTCGTCACGGTGCGCGCGGTGCAGGTCGACGGCACCGTGCTCTCGGTGTCCGGCACGCTCACCGGCCTCGACCAGGTCGAGAAGATCGTCGGCATCAACGGCCGCAGCTTCGACCTGCGCGCCGAGGGCACCGTCCTGCTGCTGGAGTACCCGGACCGCCCCGGCGTCATGGGCACCGTCGGCACGCTGCTGGGCGAGGCGGGCGTGAACGTGGAGGCCGCGCAGATCAGCCAGACCACGGACGGCTCCGACGCGTTCATGCTGCTGCGGGTGGACCGCCAGGTCGACACCCAGGTGCTGGACCCGATCGGCGCCTCGGTCGGCGCGCACAAGGTCGGCTCCGTCAGCTTCGAGTAG
- the ilvC gene encoding ketol-acid reductoisomerase codes for MSVEIFYDDDADLSIIQGRKVAVIGYGSQGHAHALSLRDSGVDVRIGLLETSKSRAKAEEEGLRVLTPAEASAEADLIMILAPDTAQRHIYAKDIAPNLKDGDAIFFGHGFNIRYGLIEAPSGVDVAMVAPKGPGHLVRRQFVDGKGVPALIAIHQDATGGAQALALSYAAGIGGTRAGVIKTTFTEETETDLFGEQAVLCGGASALVQTGFEVLTEAGYAPEIAYFEVLHELKLIVDLMYEGGIARMRYSISDTAEYGDLTRGPRVINAAVKEEMKKILGEIQDGTFANEWVAEDEAGRNNYKKLQAEGEQHPIEEVGKKLRGLMSWVDRPLTDTV; via the coding sequence ATGAGCGTCGAGATCTTCTATGACGACGATGCGGACCTGAGCATCATCCAGGGCCGCAAGGTCGCCGTGATCGGCTACGGCAGCCAGGGCCACGCGCACGCGCTGAGCCTGCGCGACTCCGGCGTCGACGTGCGGATCGGTCTCCTGGAGACCTCGAAGTCCCGTGCCAAGGCCGAGGAAGAGGGTCTCCGCGTGCTCACGCCCGCCGAGGCGTCCGCCGAGGCCGACCTGATCATGATCCTGGCGCCGGACACCGCCCAGCGGCACATCTACGCGAAGGACATCGCGCCGAACCTCAAGGACGGCGACGCGATCTTCTTCGGCCACGGCTTCAACATCCGCTACGGCCTCATCGAGGCGCCGTCCGGTGTGGACGTCGCCATGGTCGCCCCGAAGGGCCCCGGCCACCTGGTCCGCCGCCAGTTCGTCGACGGCAAGGGCGTCCCCGCGCTCATCGCCATCCACCAGGACGCCACCGGCGGCGCGCAGGCACTCGCCCTGTCCTACGCCGCGGGCATCGGCGGCACGCGCGCCGGCGTCATCAAGACCACGTTCACGGAAGAGACCGAGACCGACCTCTTCGGCGAGCAGGCCGTGCTCTGCGGCGGCGCTTCCGCCCTCGTGCAGACCGGTTTCGAGGTCCTGACCGAGGCCGGCTACGCCCCCGAGATCGCGTACTTCGAGGTCCTCCACGAACTCAAGCTCATCGTGGACCTCATGTACGAGGGCGGCATCGCCCGCATGCGCTACTCCATCTCCGACACCGCCGAGTACGGCGACCTGACCCGCGGCCCGCGCGTGATCAACGCCGCGGTCAAGGAGGAGATGAAGAAGATCCTGGGCGAGATCCAGGACGGCACCTTCGCGAACGAGTGGGTCGCCGAGGACGAGGCGGGCCGCAACAACTACAAGAAGTTGCAGGCCGAGGGCGAACAGCACCCGATCGAGGAGGTCGGCAAGAAGCTGCGCGGCCTCATGTCCTGGGTCGACCGACCGCTCACCGACACCGTCTGA
- a CDS encoding 3-isopropylmalate dehydrogenase produces the protein MRLAVIPGDGIGPEVIAEALKVLGEVVPAAEITRYDLGAARWHSTGELLPESVLGELRQHDGILLGAVGDPSVPSGILERGLLLRLRFELDHHVNLRPARLYPGVRSPLADAPEIDLVVVREGTEGLYAGNGGLLRKDTPHEIATEVSINTSFGVERVVRDAFARASNRPRRHVTLVHKTNVLTHAGSLWSRVVEEVSLQHPEVTVSYQHVDAATIHLVTDPGRYDVIVTDNLFGDILTDLAAAVTGGIGLAASGNLDVTRRNPSMFEPVHGSAPDIAGQGIADPTAAVLSVALMLDHLGEHESARRIEASVAFDLATRDHQSPGATYAIGDRLAALVSSNVRI, from the coding sequence ATGCGGCTCGCAGTGATCCCAGGAGACGGGATCGGGCCCGAGGTCATCGCCGAAGCGCTCAAGGTGCTCGGTGAGGTCGTTCCGGCGGCCGAGATCACGCGTTACGACCTCGGCGCGGCTCGCTGGCACTCCACTGGGGAGTTGTTGCCGGAGTCCGTGCTCGGCGAGTTGCGCCAGCACGACGGAATCCTGCTCGGCGCGGTCGGCGACCCGTCGGTGCCGAGCGGAATCCTGGAGCGGGGGCTGCTGCTGCGGCTCCGCTTCGAACTGGACCACCACGTCAACCTGCGCCCGGCTCGGCTCTACCCCGGCGTGCGCAGCCCGCTCGCCGACGCGCCGGAGATCGACCTGGTCGTCGTGCGCGAAGGCACCGAGGGCCTGTACGCGGGCAACGGCGGCCTGCTGCGCAAGGACACCCCGCACGAGATCGCCACCGAGGTCAGCATCAACACCTCGTTCGGCGTCGAGCGCGTGGTCCGGGACGCCTTCGCCCGCGCCTCCAACCGGCCGCGCAGGCACGTGACGCTGGTGCACAAGACGAACGTGCTGACGCACGCGGGTTCGCTGTGGTCGCGCGTGGTGGAGGAGGTGTCCCTCCAGCACCCGGAGGTCACCGTGTCCTACCAGCACGTGGACGCGGCCACGATCCACCTCGTCACCGACCCCGGCCGCTACGACGTGATCGTCACCGACAACCTGTTCGGCGACATCCTCACGGACCTGGCGGCGGCGGTGACCGGCGGCATCGGCCTCGCGGCCAGCGGCAACCTCGACGTGACCCGGCGCAACCCGAGCATGTTCGAGCCGGTGCACGGCAGCGCGCCGGACATCGCGGGCCAGGGCATCGCGGACCCGACGGCCGCCGTGCTATCGGTCGCCCTGATGCTCGACCACCTCGGCGAGCACGAGTCCGCCCGCCGCATCGAGGCCTCCGTGGCCTTCGACCTGGCGACGCGCGACCACCAGTCGCCCGGCGCGACCTACGCGATCGGCGACCGCCTGGCGGCGCTGGTCTCGTCGAACGTCCGCATCTGA
- a CDS encoding DUF397 domain-containing protein encodes MTESAPIYDDKAHVRGNLDLTTAEWQRGDEGDPDGEHVEIAFVEHTDGVTYVAMRNSAHPEGPVLVFTPAEWDAFILGAKDGEFDEPW; translated from the coding sequence ATGACGGAAAGCGCGCCCATCTACGACGACAAAGCCCACGTGCGCGGCAACCTCGACCTGACGACCGCCGAATGGCAACGCGGCGACGAAGGCGACCCCGACGGCGAACACGTGGAAATCGCCTTCGTGGAACACACCGACGGCGTCACCTACGTGGCGATGCGCAACTCCGCCCACCCGGAGGGCCCGGTCCTGGTGTTCACACCGGCGGAGTGGGACGCGTTCATCCTGGGGGCGAAGGACGGCGAGTTCGACGAGCCCTGGTGA
- a CDS encoding S8 family serine peptidase — protein sequence MSRTRILARTAGPVLAAILVVGATAGSAVAADDPKADSVAAAKGLPAASLQLKVSPRLKTTSGKVTAFVELEAKPAVDTFDEKTSQGATKEQAKQAAKVTKSDTTKVTDQVVGQLKSTDSSTREVSRTTNGVPGVIVTADAAKVRELADRPDVKSVRAVVPKTRTNSNAVQLTNTYKAWQQYGKLGENVRIGIIDTGIDYTHADFGGPGTPAAFEAIDETKVDPSYFPTAKVVGGTDFVGNGYDGASEDPALNTPKPDPNPIDCNSHGTHVSGTTAGFGVNADGTTFKGDYTKLTPEALNAMKIGPGTAPKALLYALKVFGCEGSTNVTSVALDWALDPDGDGDFSDHLDVVNLSLGQDYGAPDDPDSLFVKKLNKKNVLTVFSAGNGGDLYDIGGSPGSSPEALTVASVRDSYVLRDGAEVKAPAGVTGVKPGQYSQNYTGYPTLDLTKPVAKLTDPANLDGCLPFSAADAALVAGKFAWLEWDDVDATRRCGSGVRTNNAQAAGAVGALFSSTLENFNAGIAGNATIPVFQFTGTATAALRPALDAGTLQVRLAGELRTSTPTYDQSISDTPSSFTSRGVRGPVVKPDIAAPGDTIASALVGSGNGTLVISGTSMAAPHTSGISALVREAHPDWTTEEVKADIMNSASADVKQDGKTYAPNRVGSGRIDGKAALDNQVLAMVQDDPGNVSVSFGTVEVGGPVSLSKTVKLVNKSAKWVEYSAGYQAITSIPGVSYQLSSGSVKISPRGVAKVKVTLKIDNPAALRKTMDSTVDPLQLDVPRQFLADASGRVVFTPKSGATVPLRVPVYSAPKPVSKITTAETLQFKGKDKQAVLNLKGKGVNQGTGSQAYRSLISVLELQGTSPKLKECGKKVTENCTVNGTAKGGDLRYVGAASTAPLAKAQGAPEESLLAFGVATWSNWYNIGSNTTPFVDIDTTGDGVPDFETFATKLTDTDLMVATTVDLATGATVDIQSLNGQFGDVDTNLFDTNVVVLPVLLTALGLDPTKDTSRVSYQVGVAGLYVAPGTTNGLIDSIPGSFSFDPLKPGLSAQGGGDAALSYVAKPGTALVVNRDTAALAKDKADSLLVLNHHNATGDKVSVVKVRGSGGSGY from the coding sequence GTGAGTCGAACTCGCATTCTCGCCAGGACAGCGGGCCCCGTGCTCGCCGCGATCCTGGTAGTCGGCGCCACCGCGGGCTCCGCGGTCGCCGCAGACGACCCGAAGGCGGACTCCGTCGCCGCCGCGAAGGGTCTACCGGCCGCTTCCCTGCAGCTGAAGGTCTCGCCTCGGCTGAAGACGACCTCCGGCAAGGTCACCGCGTTCGTCGAGCTCGAGGCGAAGCCCGCCGTCGACACCTTCGACGAGAAGACCAGCCAGGGCGCCACCAAGGAGCAGGCCAAGCAGGCCGCCAAGGTGACGAAGAGCGACACGACCAAGGTCACCGACCAGGTCGTCGGCCAGCTCAAGAGCACCGACTCCTCCACCAGGGAGGTCTCCCGGACCACGAACGGCGTCCCCGGTGTCATCGTCACCGCCGACGCCGCGAAGGTCCGCGAGCTGGCCGACCGCCCGGACGTGAAGTCCGTCCGCGCCGTCGTGCCGAAGACCCGCACCAACTCGAACGCGGTGCAGCTGACCAACACGTACAAGGCGTGGCAGCAGTACGGCAAGCTGGGTGAGAACGTCCGGATCGGCATCATCGACACCGGCATCGACTACACCCACGCCGACTTCGGCGGCCCCGGCACGCCCGCGGCGTTCGAGGCGATCGACGAGACCAAGGTGGACCCGTCGTACTTCCCGACCGCCAAGGTCGTCGGCGGCACGGACTTCGTCGGCAACGGCTACGACGGCGCCAGCGAGGACCCGGCGCTCAACACGCCGAAGCCGGACCCGAACCCGATCGACTGCAACAGCCACGGCACGCACGTCTCGGGCACGACGGCGGGCTTCGGCGTCAACGCCGACGGCACGACGTTCAAGGGCGACTACACGAAGCTCACGCCCGAGGCGCTCAACGCCATGAAGATCGGCCCCGGCACGGCCCCGAAGGCGCTCCTGTACGCGCTGAAGGTGTTCGGCTGCGAGGGCTCGACCAACGTGACGTCGGTGGCCCTCGACTGGGCGCTCGACCCCGACGGCGACGGCGACTTCTCCGACCACCTCGACGTGGTCAACCTGTCGCTGGGCCAGGACTACGGCGCACCGGACGACCCCGACAGCCTCTTCGTGAAGAAGCTGAACAAGAAGAACGTGCTGACGGTGTTCTCCGCGGGCAACGGTGGCGACCTGTACGACATCGGCGGCTCGCCGGGCTCCTCGCCCGAGGCCCTGACCGTCGCCTCGGTCCGCGACTCCTACGTGCTGCGCGACGGCGCCGAGGTCAAGGCCCCCGCGGGCGTGACCGGCGTCAAGCCCGGCCAGTACAGCCAGAACTACACCGGCTACCCGACGCTCGACCTCACCAAGCCGGTCGCGAAGCTGACCGACCCGGCGAACCTCGACGGCTGCCTGCCGTTCTCGGCCGCCGACGCCGCGCTCGTCGCGGGCAAGTTCGCCTGGCTCGAGTGGGACGACGTCGACGCCACCCGCCGCTGCGGTTCCGGTGTGCGCACGAACAACGCCCAGGCCGCCGGCGCGGTCGGCGCGCTGTTCTCGTCCACCCTGGAGAACTTCAACGCGGGCATCGCGGGCAACGCGACCATCCCGGTCTTCCAGTTCACCGGGACGGCCACCGCGGCCCTCCGCCCGGCGCTGGACGCGGGCACGCTCCAGGTCCGCCTCGCGGGCGAGCTGCGCACCTCGACCCCGACCTACGACCAGTCCATCAGCGACACCCCGAGCTCGTTCACCTCCCGTGGTGTGCGCGGCCCGGTCGTGAAGCCGGACATCGCCGCCCCCGGTGACACCATCGCCTCGGCGCTGGTCGGCTCCGGCAACGGCACCCTGGTCATCTCCGGCACCTCGATGGCCGCCCCGCACACCTCGGGCATCTCCGCCCTGGTCCGCGAGGCGCACCCGGACTGGACGACCGAAGAGGTCAAGGCCGACATCATGAACAGCGCGAGCGCCGACGTGAAGCAGGACGGCAAGACCTACGCGCCCAACCGCGTCGGCTCCGGCCGGATCGACGGCAAGGCCGCCCTGGACAACCAGGTCCTCGCGATGGTCCAGGACGATCCGGGCAACGTGAGCGTCTCCTTCGGCACCGTCGAGGTCGGCGGTCCGGTGTCGCTCAGCAAGACCGTCAAGCTGGTCAACAAGAGCGCCAAGTGGGTCGAGTACTCCGCGGGCTACCAGGCCATCACCTCCATCCCCGGCGTGAGCTACCAGCTCTCCTCGGGTTCGGTGAAGATCAGCCCCCGCGGCGTCGCCAAGGTCAAGGTGACCCTGAAGATCGACAACCCGGCCGCGCTGCGCAAGACGATGGACTCCACCGTCGACCCGCTCCAGCTCGACGTGCCGCGCCAGTTCCTGGCCGACGCGTCCGGCCGCGTGGTCTTCACGCCGAAGTCCGGCGCGACGGTCCCGCTGCGGGTGCCGGTCTACTCGGCCCCGAAGCCGGTCTCCAAGATCACGACCGCGGAGACCCTCCAGTTCAAGGGCAAGGACAAGCAGGCCGTCCTGAACCTCAAGGGCAAGGGCGTCAACCAGGGCACCGGTTCGCAGGCTTACCGCTCGCTGATCAGCGTCCTGGAGCTCCAGGGCACCTCGCCCAAGCTCAAGGAGTGCGGCAAGAAGGTCACCGAGAACTGCACCGTCAACGGCACGGCCAAGGGCGGCGACCTCCGCTACGTCGGAGCCGCGTCCACCGCGCCGCTGGCCAAGGCGCAGGGCGCGCCCGAGGAGTCGCTGCTCGCGTTCGGCGTGGCGACCTGGAGCAACTGGTACAACATCGGCAGCAACACGACCCCGTTCGTCGACATCGACACCACGGGTGACGGGGTGCCGGACTTCGAGACGTTCGCGACCAAGCTGACCGACACGGACCTGATGGTCGCCACCACGGTGGACCTCGCCACCGGCGCGACCGTCGACATCCAGAGCCTCAACGGCCAGTTCGGCGACGTCGACACGAACCTGTTCGACACCAACGTCGTCGTCCTGCCGGTGCTGCTCACGGCGCTCGGCCTCGACCCGACCAAGGACACCTCGCGGGTGTCCTACCAGGTCGGCGTCGCGGGTCTGTACGTCGCGCCGGGAACGACGAACGGCCTGATCGACTCGATCCCCGGCTCGTTCTCGTTCGACCCGCTCAAGCCGGGTCTGTCCGCGCAGGGTGGCGGTGACGCCGCGCTCTCGTACGTGGCCAAGCCCGGCACCGCGCTCGTGGTCAACCGCGACACCGCGGCCCTGGCCAAGGACAAGGCGGACAGCCTGCTCGTGCTCAACCACCACAACGCGACCGGTGACAAGGTCTCCGTGGTGAAGGTGCGCGGGTCCGGTGGCTCCGGTTACTAG